One genomic window of Neisseria sp. oral taxon 014 str. F0314 includes the following:
- the hpnE gene encoding hydroxysqualene dehydroxylase HpnE produces MNDTQRPKIAVIGAGWAGLSAAVQLVGRADVTLFEAGKQAGGRARSLENSNDSFSFLDNGQHIMIGAYRGVLTLMERIGVRAEEALVRRPLQWHIHEGLQFQTASLPSPWHIAAGILRADNILLAHKIQLLRDMAALQRHHMRKRPDVPVAKWLRDRRTSRKLLAEFWQPLVWSALNTPLEDAGLNTLCNVLHDGIWADKTGSDYLLPKRDLGGIVAAPALDYLRKHGASVRLETRVPPLGNLPDGRVDVNSEAFDAAILATAPYHTAMLLPSSTPEYIQTAYDHLRYHSVTTVYLRYAKDVKLPAVLTGLADGTAQWLVNRGALGLPANEIAAVVSVSDRLHLKNSEFAEKIHADVLRVCPDIGDPVAGRIITEKRATAASLAGRTLPDFAWLHHRNIYPAGDYLHPRYPCTLEAAVQSGAVTADLCLNELRASPLNLF; encoded by the coding sequence ATGAATGATACCCAACGACCGAAAATCGCCGTTATCGGCGCAGGCTGGGCGGGGCTTTCCGCCGCCGTGCAACTTGTCGGCCGCGCCGACGTAACCCTGTTCGAAGCAGGAAAACAGGCCGGAGGGCGCGCCCGCTCGCTCGAAAACAGCAACGACAGCTTCAGCTTCCTCGACAACGGCCAACACATCATGATAGGCGCGTACCGCGGCGTGCTGACCCTGATGGAACGCATCGGCGTCCGGGCGGAAGAGGCCCTCGTGCGCCGCCCGCTGCAATGGCACATTCATGAAGGTTTGCAGTTTCAGACGGCCTCCCTGCCTTCGCCGTGGCACATCGCCGCAGGCATACTCCGGGCCGACAACATCCTGCTCGCCCACAAAATCCAACTGTTGCGCGACATGGCCGCGCTGCAACGGCACCACATGCGCAAACGCCCCGACGTCCCCGTTGCCAAATGGCTGCGCGACCGCCGCACTTCGCGCAAGCTGCTGGCCGAGTTCTGGCAGCCGCTGGTATGGAGCGCGCTCAACACACCGCTGGAAGACGCCGGCCTCAACACGCTCTGCAACGTGCTGCACGACGGCATATGGGCGGACAAGACAGGCAGCGACTACCTGCTGCCGAAACGCGATTTGGGCGGCATCGTCGCCGCACCCGCGCTGGACTACCTGAGGAAACACGGTGCGTCCGTGCGCCTCGAAACGCGCGTTCCGCCGCTGGGCAACCTGCCCGACGGACGGGTCGACGTCAACAGCGAAGCCTTCGACGCTGCCATTCTGGCCACCGCCCCCTACCACACCGCCATGCTGCTGCCCTCGTCCACGCCGGAGTATATTCAGACGGCCTACGACCACCTCCGCTATCACTCCGTAACCACCGTTTACCTGCGTTACGCCAAGGACGTCAAACTGCCCGCCGTGCTGACGGGGCTTGCCGACGGCACGGCGCAATGGCTGGTCAACCGCGGCGCGCTGGGGCTGCCCGCCAACGAAATCGCCGCCGTCGTCAGCGTATCCGACCGCCTTCATTTGAAAAACAGCGAGTTTGCGGAAAAAATCCATGCCGACGTACTGCGCGTCTGCCCCGACATCGGCGACCCCGTTGCCGGACGCATCATCACCGAAAAACGCGCTACCGCCGCTTCCCTGGCCGGCCGCACCCTGCCGGATTTCGCCTGGCTGCACCACCGCAACATCTATCCCGCCGGCGACTACCTGCACCCGCGCTATCCGTGCACGCTGGAAGCGGCGGTGCAATCCGGCGCGGTAACGGCGGATTTGTGTCTGAACGAATTGCGCGCCAGCCCGCTCAACCTGTTTTAA
- a CDS encoding RDD family protein, translating into MTTLPSAPVKRRLAALMYELLLVGSVTAAAAIAAGIAAIRLNPVSHRLASLTVCLLMLACWWYYFKINWHKKGRTLPMQVWKIGLCNRQGVRPPLHQLRLRFIWACVFIVFVPLLAYSGLRYWGQIPPKGAFGAALIWLILPWGFAFFNPDRQFLYDFLAGTRLVDLKAAEEEKKKAKRV; encoded by the coding sequence ATGACCACACTCCCCTCCGCCCCCGTCAAGCGCCGCCTTGCCGCCCTGATGTACGAATTGCTGCTGGTCGGCTCCGTAACCGCGGCCGCCGCCATTGCGGCGGGTATCGCCGCCATCCGCCTCAATCCCGTTTCCCACCGGCTCGCTTCGCTGACGGTATGCCTGCTGATGCTGGCCTGCTGGTGGTATTACTTCAAAATCAACTGGCACAAAAAAGGCCGGACCCTGCCGATGCAGGTCTGGAAAATCGGCCTCTGCAACCGGCAAGGCGTGCGGCCGCCGCTGCACCAGCTCCGCCTGCGTTTCATCTGGGCCTGCGTCTTCATCGTGTTCGTCCCGCTTCTGGCTTACAGCGGGCTGCGCTATTGGGGCCAAATTCCACCAAAAGGCGCATTCGGCGCGGCCTTAATCTGGCTGATACTGCCGTGGGGGTTTGCGTTTTTCAATCCCGACCGGCAGTTTCTGTATGATTTTTTGGCCGGAACGCGGCTGGTGGACTTGAAAGCGGCGGAAGAGGAAAAGAAAAAAGCAAAACGGGTTTAA
- the hpnD gene encoding presqualene diphosphate synthase HpnD: MQPLEYCRLKAAESKSSFLSGFRFLPQAQREAMTVLYVFCRELDDVADDSSNPAVAQAALNWWRADLAKAFTEQMPEHPVNQALKTVLHSFALPHGEFSELIDGMQMDLDQARYNSFDDLKLYCRRAAGVVGCLIARILGFTQPQTLEYADKMGLALQLTNIIRDVGEDARKGRIYLPVEDMQRFGVPASVVMRSAPTPEFAALMAFQIGRARETYRQAVSLLPAADKKSQKVGLIMAAIYYALLNEIERDGAENVLTYKIAIPSPRKKRIALKTWLFGFRP; encoded by the coding sequence GTGCAACCGCTCGAATATTGCCGCCTGAAAGCGGCGGAAAGCAAATCCAGTTTCCTTTCGGGATTCCGTTTCCTGCCGCAGGCGCAGCGGGAAGCGATGACCGTGCTGTACGTTTTCTGCCGCGAACTGGACGACGTGGCCGACGACAGTTCCAACCCCGCCGTGGCGCAGGCCGCGCTCAACTGGTGGCGTGCCGATTTGGCCAAAGCATTTACGGAACAAATGCCCGAACATCCTGTCAATCAGGCATTGAAAACCGTATTGCACAGCTTCGCGCTGCCGCACGGGGAATTCAGCGAATTAATCGACGGGATGCAGATGGACTTGGATCAGGCGCGCTACAACAGTTTCGACGATTTGAAACTCTACTGCCGCCGCGCCGCCGGCGTGGTCGGCTGCCTGATTGCGCGGATTTTGGGCTTTACGCAGCCGCAGACGCTGGAGTATGCCGACAAAATGGGGCTGGCGCTGCAACTGACCAACATCATCCGCGACGTGGGCGAAGACGCGCGCAAAGGCCGGATTTACCTGCCGGTGGAAGACATGCAGCGTTTCGGCGTACCCGCGTCCGTCGTCATGCGCTCCGCACCCACGCCCGAATTTGCCGCGCTGATGGCGTTTCAAATCGGCCGCGCCCGCGAAACCTACCGCCAGGCCGTATCGCTGCTGCCCGCCGCCGATAAGAAATCCCAAAAGGTCGGCCTGATTATGGCGGCGATTTACTATGCGTTGCTCAACGAAATCGAGCGCGACGGCGCAGAAAACGTGCTGACCTACAAAATCGCCATCCCCTCGCCGCGCAAAAAGCGCATTGCCTTGAAAACCTGGTTATTCGGATTCAGACCATGA
- the pmbA gene encoding metalloprotease PmbA, with protein sequence MLFNHTPDELTDLCSRTLALAKKYGATAAEADFSESLGQSVSVRLGEIEQIEFQQDKSLDITVYAGRRKGRASTADFSDKALVDTVRAAIDIARYTAEDDCAGLADADLMADKPIDLDRYHEWDLSAEEAAALAKQCEQAALDSDERIENSEGADVQTGHYQYVYGNSHGFMAHQQGTRHGISCSVVAADEQGMERDYWYDSACCHQDLETPEQIGRTAALRTVRRLDSRSIPTGTYPVLFDTTMSGSLIGHLAGALSGGALYRQSSFLMDSIGKKILPDFVNLREEPHIPRAFGSCWFDSEGVATHPRFVIKNGIVEGYFLSSYSARKLGMQTTGNAGGPHNLYLAPTHAAQADLLKEMGTGLLVTELMGQGVNTITGDYSRGAAGFWVENGVIAHSVHEITIAGRLQDMYLNIAGIADDALRRSPNKIGSILIAEMTVAGA encoded by the coding sequence ATGCTGTTCAACCATACCCCCGACGAACTGACCGATTTATGCAGCCGCACGCTCGCGCTTGCCAAGAAGTACGGCGCAACGGCGGCGGAAGCCGATTTCAGCGAATCGCTCGGTCAAAGCGTGAGCGTGCGCTTGGGCGAAATCGAACAAATCGAGTTCCAGCAGGACAAATCGCTGGACATCACCGTCTATGCCGGTCGTCGCAAGGGCCGCGCCAGTACCGCCGACTTTTCGGACAAGGCGCTGGTCGATACGGTCAGGGCGGCCATCGACATCGCGCGCTATACCGCCGAAGACGACTGCGCCGGTTTGGCCGACGCGGATCTGATGGCGGACAAACCGATTGACCTCGACCGTTATCACGAATGGGATTTGAGTGCGGAAGAGGCGGCGGCATTGGCAAAGCAATGCGAACAGGCGGCGCTGGATTCGGACGAACGTATCGAAAACTCCGAAGGGGCGGATGTCCAGACCGGACATTACCAATACGTCTACGGCAATTCCCACGGCTTTATGGCGCACCAGCAGGGTACGCGCCACGGCATTTCGTGCAGCGTGGTCGCCGCCGACGAACAAGGCATGGAACGCGACTACTGGTACGATTCCGCCTGCTGCCATCAAGATTTGGAAACGCCCGAACAAATCGGCCGCACCGCCGCCCTGCGCACCGTGCGCCGCCTCGACAGCCGCAGTATTCCGACCGGCACCTATCCCGTCTTGTTCGACACGACGATGTCGGGCAGCTTGATCGGCCATCTGGCGGGTGCGCTCAGCGGCGGCGCGCTCTACCGCCAAAGCAGTTTCCTGATGGACAGCATCGGCAAGAAAATCCTGCCCGATTTCGTCAACCTGCGCGAAGAACCGCATATTCCGCGCGCCTTCGGAAGCTGCTGGTTCGACTCGGAAGGCGTCGCCACGCATCCGCGTTTCGTCATCAAAAACGGCATTGTCGAAGGCTACTTCCTCAGCAGTTACAGCGCGAGGAAGCTCGGTATGCAAACCACCGGCAACGCGGGCGGCCCGCACAACCTCTATCTGGCCCCCACCCATGCCGCCCAAGCCGACCTGCTCAAAGAAATGGGCACGGGCCTGCTGGTTACGGAATTGATGGGACAGGGTGTCAACACCATCACCGGCGACTACTCGCGCGGTGCGGCGGGATTCTGGGTGGAAAACGGCGTCATTGCCCATTCCGTCCACGAAATCACCATCGCCGGCCGCCTGCAGGACATGTACCTCAACATTGCGGGCATCGCCGACGACGCCCTGCGCCGCTCGCCCAACAAAATCGGTTCGATACTGATTGCCGAAATGACCGTGGCGGGCGCATGA
- the yjgA gene encoding ribosome biogenesis factor YjgA, with amino-acid sequence MFEQEEEWVSKTRMKKQMNDLQDLGMELTKLSPDTLKKIGLDEELLEAVLAYKKITSNGALKRQGQFIGRLMRDTDPAPIEAFLAKLRGDNAAHNAFLQRIEQARDRLLADDGAVTQFMADFPHADAGKLRTLIRNTKKEQEQNKPPKNFRALFQEIKAVMEGSGAEGADGVQDWAE; translated from the coding sequence ATGTTTGAACAGGAAGAAGAATGGGTCAGCAAGACCCGTATGAAAAAGCAGATGAACGATTTGCAGGACTTGGGCATGGAGCTGACCAAGCTCTCTCCCGACACCCTGAAGAAGATCGGTTTGGACGAGGAGCTGCTCGAAGCGGTGCTGGCCTATAAGAAAATCACTTCCAACGGCGCGCTCAAACGCCAAGGCCAGTTTATCGGCCGCCTGATGCGCGACACCGACCCCGCGCCGATTGAAGCGTTCCTTGCCAAACTGCGCGGCGACAATGCGGCGCACAACGCCTTTCTGCAACGCATCGAACAGGCGCGCGACCGCCTGCTGGCGGACGACGGCGCGGTTACGCAATTCATGGCGGACTTCCCCCATGCCGACGCAGGCAAACTGCGTACCTTAATCCGCAACACGAAAAAAGAGCAGGAACAAAACAAACCGCCGAAAAACTTCCGCGCCCTGTTTCAAGAAATCAAGGCCGTGATGGAAGGCAGCGGGGCAGAAGGTGCGGACGGAGTACAGGATTGGGCAGAATAA